A window of SAR202 cluster bacterium contains these coding sequences:
- a CDS encoding DUF2283 domain-containing protein — MVETEEAQFELSYDPDGDMLEFLVPGKAAVTYPTSNEHVMVRIDSDGRVVGVMVRGVSAMGEAPFDLKLSSIVASKRKVTTSVAAREMGISVRRLQALLQQGRVEGAERVGRDWLVPLPAEVRPGLRGPQGVAKRKRNKFAFKAPA, encoded by the coding sequence ATGGTAGAGACGGAAGAGGCGCAGTTCGAGCTTTCATACGATCCGGACGGCGACATGCTCGAATTCCTTGTCCCAGGGAAGGCAGCAGTCACATATCCCACATCAAACGAGCATGTCATGGTCCGCATCGACTCCGATGGCCGTGTAGTTGGGGTCATGGTGCGCGGCGTGTCGGCAATGGGCGAAGCACCTTTCGACCTGAAACTGTCGTCCATAGTCGCCTCGAAGCGGAAGGTAACTACCAGTGTAGCCGCGCGGGAAATGGGGATATCGGTACGCCGTCTGCAGGCGTTGCTTCAGCAAGGCAGGGTGGAAGGCGCGGAGAGGGTTGGGCGTGATTGGCTCGTGCCGTTGCCAGCCGAGGTACGCCCGGGCCTTCGCGGGCCTCAGGGCGTTGCCAAACGAAAGCGCAACAAGTTCGCCTTCAAAGCCCCGGCGTAG
- a CDS encoding RidA family protein — MKFLRSKEGFPFSSAVIHSGKVLETVLTGMPPGQSKPVEGGPAAEMKEIFKQLTEVLAEAGLNKHNVCSARIYLQHVNRDVKEINAVWAEYFAGHPVNRRCYGVGLQSNMLVEAAFVAEFPEETAKKK, encoded by the coding sequence ATGAAGTTCCTGAGGAGCAAAGAGGGCTTTCCGTTCAGCTCGGCTGTCATCCACAGCGGAAAAGTACTGGAGACGGTGCTGACCGGCATGCCGCCCGGGCAGTCGAAGCCGGTTGAGGGCGGCCCCGCGGCGGAGATGAAGGAGATCTTCAAACAGCTGACCGAGGTCCTTGCGGAGGCGGGGCTGAACAAGCACAACGTGTGCTCGGCGCGCATCTACCTGCAGCACGTGAACAGGGACGTGAAGGAGATCAACGCGGTGTGGGCGGAGTACTTCGCGGGCCACCCGGTGAACCGCCGGTGCTACGGCGTGGGCCTGCAGAGCAACATGCTGGTGGAGGCGGCTTTCGTGGCCGAGTTCCCCGAGGAGACGGCCAAGAAGAAGTAG
- a CDS encoding aryldialkylphosphatase translates to MAKFDLTGLVQTVTGAITPDKMGMTSTHEHLLVDITELRPPPREASAREMFYGPVTQESLAYARHYDTLIAENIRLRSIETAVYELKLLKQHGGGTVVEATTIGIGRDPVGLARIAREVGFNIVMGASYYVGLMHPADMDKKTEDDILNEIVSDITVGVGRTGIKAGVIGEVGCSWPLTPNERKVLRASGRAQKATGAGLLIHPGRNVAACMEVVGILREVGADLNRTIIAHMDRNYADRESMRKLAETGVYLEWDLFGREVSYYDQNPAFDMPSDARRMNDIKYLVDEGFGERVVIAHDIYTKDRLVSYGGHGYMYIVKNIVPRLRQRGFTGDQVNKIMVENPARVLTFVKPG, encoded by the coding sequence ATGGCCAAGTTCGACCTGACCGGGCTCGTCCAGACCGTCACCGGCGCCATCACCCCCGACAAGATGGGGATGACCTCAACTCACGAGCACCTGCTCGTGGACATCACGGAGCTGCGCCCGCCGCCGCGCGAGGCGAGCGCGCGCGAGATGTTCTACGGCCCCGTCACCCAGGAGTCGCTAGCCTATGCCCGACACTACGACACACTCATAGCCGAGAATATCCGCCTGCGCAGCATCGAGACTGCGGTCTACGAGCTCAAGCTGCTCAAGCAGCACGGCGGCGGGACGGTTGTGGAGGCGACGACTATCGGTATAGGCCGCGACCCGGTGGGGCTGGCGCGCATCGCCCGCGAGGTGGGCTTCAACATCGTCATGGGCGCGTCGTATTACGTCGGCCTCATGCATCCCGCGGACATGGATAAGAAGACCGAGGACGATATCCTCAACGAGATCGTGAGCGATATCACCGTCGGCGTCGGGCGCACGGGCATCAAGGCGGGCGTTATCGGAGAGGTGGGTTGCTCGTGGCCGCTGACGCCGAACGAGCGCAAGGTGCTGCGGGCGTCCGGCCGCGCCCAGAAGGCCACCGGCGCAGGCCTCCTTATCCACCCCGGCCGCAACGTCGCCGCTTGCATGGAGGTCGTCGGCATCCTGCGCGAAGTGGGTGCGGACCTGAACCGCACGATCATCGCCCACATGGACCGCAACTACGCAGACCGCGAGAGCATGAGGAAGCTTGCGGAGACGGGCGTTTACCTTGAGTGGGACCTGTTCGGCCGCGAGGTCTCATACTACGACCAGAACCCGGCGTTCGACATGCCGAGCGACGCCCGCCGCATGAACGACATCAAGTACCTCGTGGACGAGGGCTTCGGCGAGCGCGTTGTCATCGCCCACGACATCTACACCAAGGACCGCCTGGTCTCATACGGCGGCCACGGCTACATGTACATTGTGAAGAACATCGTCCCGCGCCTCCGCCAGCGCGGCTTCACTGGCGACCAGGTGAACAAGATCATGGTGGAGAACCCGGCCAGGGTGCTGACCTTCGTGAAGCCGGGGTAA
- a CDS encoding zf-HC2 domain-containing protein, with product MPHKHYQKLIEQAMDGRLEPADRIALETHLAFCDDCRAFAPLTGQERAGLAAWYRAPAA from the coding sequence ATGCCTCACAAGCACTACCAGAAACTGATTGAGCAGGCGATGGACGGCCGGCTGGAGCCGGCAGACCGCATCGCGCTGGAGACCCACCTGGCCTTCTGCGACGACTGCCGCGCATTCGCGCCGTTGACTGGACAGGAGCGCGCCGGGCTGGCGGCGTGGTACCGCGCGCCGGCGGCGTAG
- a CDS encoding sigma-70 family RNA polymerase sigma factor, translated as MKQEAMDNGLAGDAAFVSLIETYEARVLRYVTRLVPDVEDARDLTHEVFLRAYRRKVTLRSHGSVASWLFAIASNIVRDYHRRRRRVLSFVPFSAWREAGEAAADGAPADDGADTVARVMARMPGEMVQCLVLHEVEGFTSIEIAAVLGIRPEAVRQRIVRARKRFRELYVEMGGGPT; from the coding sequence ATGAAGCAAGAGGCAATGGACAACGGCCTCGCCGGCGACGCGGCGTTCGTCTCGCTGATCGAGACCTACGAAGCGCGCGTGCTGCGCTACGTCACCCGCCTGGTGCCGGACGTCGAGGACGCGCGTGACCTCACGCATGAGGTCTTCCTGCGCGCCTACCGCCGCAAGGTCACGCTCCGCTCGCACGGCTCGGTCGCGAGCTGGCTCTTCGCCATCGCCTCGAACATCGTGCGTGACTACCACCGCCGCCGCCGCCGTGTGCTCTCGTTCGTCCCGTTCTCGGCGTGGCGCGAGGCCGGCGAGGCCGCTGCGGACGGCGCGCCGGCGGACGACGGGGCGGACACCGTCGCCAGGGTGATGGCGCGGATGCCGGGCGAGATGGTCCAGTGCCTGGTGCTCCACGAGGTGGAGGGATTCACCTCGATTGAGATCGCGGCCGTGCTAGGCATCAGGCCGGAGGCCGTGCGCCAGCGGATAGTCCGGGCGCGAAAGCGGTTCAGGGAGCTTTACGTAGAGATGGGCGGCGGCCCCACGTAG
- a CDS encoding LLM class flavin-dependent oxidoreductase produces the protein MALPARMRFGIFMAPFHTVGENPTLALERDLELIQWLDQLGYDEAWVGEHHSGGWETIASPELFLAFVAERTRNIRLGTGVVSLPYHHPLMVANRMVLLDHLARGRVMMGVGPGALVSDAYMLGIDPPTQRARMDESLGVIMQLLTSPDPVTCRSEWFTLVEGRLHLRPYTQPHFPIAVAAVASPSGMIVAGKHGAGVLSIAANSGDRIKTKLSEFWAIAEETAAKSGKKMNRADWRLVTHAHIAETRKEAVEQARVAAGAYQRGYFEQVMGQDAYIDGPADKIIDAKVERGEWVVGTPDDMVAAIKRLDAESGGFGALLIQATEWGTREQVRRSYELIARHVMPQFQGSLENIVASRDWAASKKDEMKALKDRAINKAKQEYKGS, from the coding sequence ATGGCGCTGCCTGCACGTATGCGGTTCGGCATCTTCATGGCCCCCTTTCACACGGTGGGAGAGAACCCCACCCTTGCGCTGGAGCGCGACCTTGAGCTCATCCAGTGGCTGGACCAGTTGGGGTACGACGAGGCGTGGGTGGGAGAGCACCACAGCGGCGGGTGGGAGACCATCGCCTCGCCGGAGCTCTTCCTGGCCTTCGTGGCGGAGCGCACGCGGAACATCAGGCTCGGCACGGGCGTGGTCAGCCTCCCCTACCACCACCCGCTGATGGTCGCCAACCGCATGGTGCTGCTGGACCACCTTGCCCGCGGCCGCGTGATGATGGGCGTCGGCCCGGGCGCGCTGGTGTCGGACGCGTACATGCTCGGTATAGACCCTCCCACGCAGCGAGCGAGGATGGACGAGTCGCTCGGCGTGATCATGCAGCTCCTGACAAGCCCGGATCCCGTGACCTGCCGGTCGGAGTGGTTCACGCTGGTCGAGGGACGCCTCCACCTGCGGCCGTACACGCAGCCGCACTTCCCCATCGCTGTCGCGGCCGTCGCTTCGCCGTCCGGGATGATCGTCGCCGGCAAGCACGGCGCGGGCGTGCTCTCCATCGCCGCCAATTCCGGCGACCGTATCAAAACGAAGCTCTCCGAGTTCTGGGCGATAGCTGAGGAGACGGCGGCGAAGAGCGGCAAGAAGATGAACCGCGCGGACTGGCGTCTGGTCACCCACGCCCACATAGCCGAGACCCGCAAGGAGGCGGTCGAGCAGGCGCGCGTGGCCGCCGGTGCCTACCAGCGCGGCTACTTCGAGCAGGTGATGGGCCAGGACGCCTACATAGACGGGCCGGCGGACAAAATCATCGACGCCAAGGTGGAGCGCGGCGAGTGGGTTGTCGGCACGCCCGACGATATGGTGGCGGCGATCAAGCGGCTGGACGCGGAGAGCGGCGGCTTCGGCGCGCTGCTCATCCAGGCGACGGAGTGGGGCACGCGCGAGCAGGTGCGCCGCAGCTACGAGCTCATCGCCCGCCACGTGATGCCGCAGTTCCAGGGTTCGCTAGAGAACATCGTCGCCTCGCGCGATTGGGCGGCGAGCAAGAAGGACGAGATGAAGGCACTCAAGGACCGCGCCATCAACAAGGCGAAGCAGGAGTATAAGGGGAGTTAG
- the coaD gene encoding pantetheine-phosphate adenylyltransferase, giving the protein MATAVYPGRFDPVHNGHVDIATRASKLFDKLTISVYDLPPQRSMFSTEERLSFFRQSVAALPNVEVIAFTGLATDFASKKGATFIVRGLRAGNDFETESEMALMWRTLNPNVDVVCILSSLQNQFVHSSRIKEVAQLGGDVKSLVPPQVYRELKARFKTAQ; this is encoded by the coding sequence ATGGCCACGGCGGTCTATCCGGGCAGGTTCGACCCCGTTCACAACGGGCACGTCGACATTGCGACGAGAGCATCGAAGCTGTTCGACAAGCTGACCATTAGCGTCTACGATCTCCCGCCGCAGAGGTCGATGTTTTCAACGGAAGAGAGGCTTTCGTTCTTCAGGCAATCGGTGGCGGCGCTGCCGAACGTTGAAGTGATCGCCTTCACCGGCCTGGCAACCGACTTCGCAAGCAAGAAGGGCGCAACGTTCATAGTCAGGGGCCTCAGGGCCGGAAATGACTTTGAAACGGAGTCGGAGATGGCGCTTATGTGGCGCACGCTGAATCCGAATGTGGATGTGGTCTGCATACTCAGCTCTCTGCAGAACCAGTTCGTCCATTCCAGCCGGATCAAGGAGGTGGCCCAGCTCGGGGGGGACGTTAAGAGCCTGGTGCCGCCTCAGGTTTACAGGGAGCTCAAAGCAAGGTTCAAAACAGCCCAGTAA
- the rsmD gene encoding 16S rRNA (guanine(966)-N(2))-methyltransferase RsmD — protein sequence MTTRISGGNEKGRKLRVSKSDGLRPTSERVRAAVFSIVGNGAVEGKRVLDLYAGTGALGIEALSRGAAQADFVESHAGRCEALSQSLRDLRLADRAKVHKAKAERAVESLEGKYGLVFADPPYELDPWEAVLGSLGSGRLLDDDAIVVAEHRHNRELAERYGRLTRTTSRRYGDTSVSIYRLEQ from the coding sequence ATGACGACGCGGATCAGCGGGGGCAACGAAAAGGGCCGGAAGCTGAGGGTCTCGAAGAGCGACGGCCTGAGGCCAACCTCAGAGCGTGTTCGCGCTGCGGTCTTCTCGATAGTCGGCAATGGCGCGGTTGAAGGCAAACGCGTCCTCGATCTCTACGCGGGTACCGGCGCGCTGGGGATTGAGGCGCTAAGCCGGGGGGCTGCGCAGGCCGATTTCGTGGAGTCGCACGCGGGCAGGTGCGAGGCGCTGAGCCAAAGCCTGAGAGACCTGCGGCTCGCTGACCGCGCTAAAGTACACAAGGCCAAAGCGGAGCGGGCGGTGGAGTCCCTGGAAGGGAAATACGGCCTTGTATTCGCAGACCCGCCTTACGAGCTCGATCCGTGGGAGGCGGTCCTTGGAAGCCTGGGCTCCGGCAGGCTGCTGGACGACGATGCGATTGTCGTCGCGGAGCACCGTCACAATCGCGAGCTTGCCGAAAGATACGGCAGGCTGACGAGGACAACCAGCCGGCGCTACGGCGACACCTCGGTATCAATCTACAGGCTGGAGCAATAG